A region from the Anaerohalosphaeraceae bacterium genome encodes:
- the cas2e gene encoding type I-E CRISPR-associated endoribonuclease Cas2e, with product MVVLILERVPPGLRGELTRWFLEPKAGVFVGRVSAIVRDKLWERTCGQIKGGGCVMMYSSDNEQGFRIRSWGETARSIEDFEGLFLVRMP from the coding sequence ATGGTGGTTCTGATCCTTGAGCGGGTGCCGCCTGGATTACGGGGGGAACTGACACGGTGGTTTCTCGAACCAAAAGCAGGAGTTTTTGTGGGCAGGGTTTCAGCCATCGTACGCGATAAACTCTGGGAAAGAACCTGCGGACAAATTAAGGGTGGGGGTTGTGTAATGATGTATTCGAGCGACAATGAGCAGGGTTTTCGGATTCGAAGTTGGGGAGAAACGGCACGTTCGATAGAAGACTTCGAAGGGCTTTTTCTCGTCCGGATGCCGTAA